The DNA segment CCATCTCAGGCTACGTCGCCAAGCGAAAAGCGCAGGTCGGAGATCGTGTTCAGCCTGGCGCCTCGCTCATGACGATCGTTCCGCTGGATCATCTGTGGGTCGAAGCCAATCTGCGTGAAACGGAACTGCAGCATGTGCGGCCAGGGCAGCCGGCCTTGGTGAGCGTCAGTCTGTATGGCTCGAAACAAACGTTTCACGGCACCGTCGAAGGCCTCGTGCCGGGCAGCGGCAGCGCGTTTGCCTTACTGCCGCCGGATAACTCCACGGGAAACTTCATTCATATCGTTGAACGTGTCCCGGTGCGAATCGCGCTGCCGGCTGATGAGCTCCGAGAGCACCCGATCAGGCCTGGGCTGTCGACCATGACCAGTATCAACATCACCGAGTCCGGGCAATCTGTCTGGACGTCGCTTGCCACGCCCTCCACGGCGGAGTATGAAACCGATGTCTATGCGGACGAGCTCCCGACCGCGGAATCCATGGCGAAGGAAGTGATGGCCAGTAATCTGGTGGTGACTGATGCTGACGCAGCGGATGATGCGTCCCTTGAAGAATTGGAAATGAATCGGATAGTCCCGACTCAGGGTGATCGTCCGGTGTCGCCTCGCGAACGCAACTCGCTGGAGTCCGATCGCCTGCGCAGCCATCGGGAGAGCCAGCCGAGTTCCTTCGTTCCGCGAAGAAGCCCGGATATGGGAGCCGCCACGTTTCCCCTCACGCCTTCGATCGGCCCTGGCTCGGGATCCTTGGGCCCTGAAGCGGGACGTGGAGGATCGCGGACGAGACCGGGGATGGGAATGGAGGAAGGAAGGCGGGCGTTCGGAGGAGTTGGTCGCTAGTTCATGGAAGGCTGTATCGGCGGGGCGAGCCTGGCGTCTGTTCCAATCGAGACAGCTGCCGGACATTAAAGTTTGATGAAGATTTGGCGAACCGATGGGAAGACCATAGCATCCCAGTTTATAATGCCGTCGGCGCACAAGCCGCACCGGCAATCGAGGCCTCTCCTCCTGATCCGTCATGTGCTTCGCCTCTCCTGACGATGTGCCGCTCCAGAGCGCCCCATCGTTGCGCGTGTCGCGCAGCGGATGATCGGGATGAAGGACAGGTTGTGCAGAATCTTGCCATCAATTACCGCACTCTCTTATCTGTCACCAATGTGCTGAATTCTCAGCGCAATCGGAAGAATCTGTTTCGCGCCATTACGGAACAGCTGACGCAGGTGGTTCGCTGGGAGCGAGCGGGCATTACGGTCTATGATGTGCAATCCGATGCCTTTCGCTTCTATGCCGTGGAGACGAATTTGCCCAAAGTGGTGCTCAGCAGCGACGCGATGA comes from the Nitrospira sp. genome and includes:
- a CDS encoding HlyD family efflux transporter periplasmic adaptor subunit — encoded protein: MALLVLVATVGYLIYWYTHDRFWVRTDNAYVTGNLVPVAAQASGIITQVLAEETQFVNRGDLLVRLDEHQAYAALGRARGRLGEEVRRIAALFINRKQLAEKLRSRTARLELAEHDMDRYQRASPSGAISKQILQNTADKIASLEAEVRETQAELDSLDAQIGGTTVMAHPSVDLAKHQLIEAHLEYARQQIRAPISGYVAKRKAQVGDRVQPGASLMTIVPLDHLWVEANLRETELQHVRPGQPALVSVSLYGSKQTFHGTVEGLVPGSGSAFALLPPDNSTGNFIHIVERVPVRIALPADELREHPIRPGLSTMTSINITESGQSVWTSLATPSTAEYETDVYADELPTAESMAKEVMASNLVVTDADAADDASLEELEMNRIVPTQGDRPVSPRERNSLESDRLRSHRESQPSSFVPRRSPDMGAATFPLTPSIGPGSGSLGPEAGRGGSRTRPGMGMEEGRRAFGGVGR